ATCGAACTCCGCGACGACGACGAACGTGTCCACGTAGCCGAGCTTCTTCAGCGAGACGCCACGACGGTGGAACACCCTCGTCCGGTACCCCTCCGGGCCGTCGTCGCGCTCGGACAGTCCGGCCCCCTCGAGTCGCCCCGCGAGCGACCGGAGATACTCCGCCTCGGCCGCCTCCTGTGCCGCCTCCGGTTCCTGCATATCCGACTCACCCCGGCGAAACTGTAAGTTTGTTGTGGTACCGGGGCGGCTCACCGGCTCCCGATGCGCTTGTCGAACAGCCACTGCCAGACTATCGCAGGGACCGCGTACAGCAACATCAGCGACCCGGCGGCCAGGATGACGACGGCGCCGAGCTGGAGTTCCCCGTTGACCGGTTCGAGCGCGCTGGTGGGTGCCATCCCGAATATCCCGGCGATGAGCAGGACCTTCGACTTCTTGATCCGCCAGGAACCGAACACGCCGAGGTTCGCGTACTCGTCGGCCAGGGAGAGCAACACGAACCCGCCCCAGAACGCGACCCAGGCCCGCCACTCTGCCGGGACATCGGCGGGTGCGTGACTCGCACAGCCGTACCCGAACTGCTCCATCTCGACGCATTTCATGTACCAGGTCGGGATGAACGCTGCAAGCACGAACAGCCCGCCGGCGACCCCCATGAACAGGAGCGCCACCGTGCTGATCTGTTCGCCCTCTTCGACGAGCGACTCGCCGGCGTCGTCGTACGCCGCCTCCGAGCGCGCTGTCCCGCCGCCGGCCGGCGCTCGGCCGGCGTTCGGCTCCTTCGTCCGGTCCGCCGTCCCACCGGCGGTCGCTCCCGTCGCTGCGTCGGCAGTCCCGCCACGCGCCGGTTCGGCCGCCCGGGCCGACCCACCGCCGGCGTTCGACTCCCTCGCACGGTCGATGTTCAGACCGCAACTCGGGCAGAACGCAGCCGTGTCTGGGAGGCTCTCGCCGCACTCGATGCAGAACTCCATTTCCTCCGGCATTCGTCTTCGTGTCAGAAGGAGGGGAGAAAAACGTTGCCCTCTCGCCGTTTTCGTCCGGATCCTGCCCGTTGGTCGTCCCGGCACGACGGGCCGCCTCAGTCCAGCACGACCAGCACGTCGCCCATGTCGACGCTGTCGCCCTCGTCGATGGCGACCCCCGTAACGGTGCCGCCGCGCTCGGCGACCACGTCGTTCTCCATCTTCATCGCCTCCAGCACGCAGATCACGTCACCGGACGCGACCTCGTCGCCCTCGGCGACGTTCACGTCGAGGATGGTGCCCTGCATCTCCGCGGTCACCTGCTCGCCCTCGCCGGTGATCTCGGTGCCGCCGTCGCCACCGTCGCCGCCGGATCCGGCCGAGTCGGGCCGTTCGGCCGTCGCGGAGCCGGTGCCGGCGGACTCGACGGCGACCGGTGCCGCGCCGCGCTCCTCCAGGTTCACCTCGAAGCGCTTGCCGTTGACCTCGACGGTGAACTCGCGCTCGACCACATCCTCGTCGTCATCGTCCGCGCTTCCAGTCCCCTCGGTACCCCACTGCTCCTGTGCTTCCGTGAGGCGGTCGCGGTCGAGTTCCTCGTCGAGATACTTCGTCGTGTGCGTGCCGTTCGTGAACCGCTCGTCGGTGAGCATCAGGCGGTGGAACGGGACGATGGTGACGATCCCCTCGATGTCGTACTCGCGGAGCGCCCGGAGGCTCCGGGAGATGCACTCCTCGCGGTCGGAGCCGTGGACGATCAGCTTCGCGACCATCGAGTCGTAGTCCGTGACGAGTTCGTCGCCCTGCCGGAGCGAGTCGTCCAGCCGGACGCCGATGCCGCCCGGTGGGTCGTACGTCGTCAGTTCGCCGCCCTGTGCGGGCGCGAAGTCGTTGGCGGCGTTCTCGGCGTTGATCCGGAACTCGATTGCGTGGCCGTCGAAGGTAACGTCGTCCTGCGCGAACTCGAGTTCCTGCCCGGCCGCGACCCGGAGCTGTTCTTTCACGATGTCGATCCCCGTGATCTCCTCGGTGACGGTGTGCTCGACCTGAATCCGGGTGTTCACCTCGAGGAAGTAGAAGTTCGCGTCGGGCCCGAGCGGGTCGTCGGGGTCGCGGTCCTCCTCCTCGACGAGGAACTCGACGGTGCCGGCGTTCGTGTAGCCGGCCTCGCTGACGCCGCGGCGGGCGGCCTCGCCGATCTTCTCGCGGAGTTCGTCCGAGAGCGCGGGGCTCGGTCCCTCCTCGATCACCTTCTGGTGGCGGCGCTGGAGCGAGCAGTCCCGCTCGCCGAGATGGCGGACGTTGCCGTGCTCGTCGGCGAGGATCTGTACCTCGATGTGTCGCGGGTTTTCGAGGTAGCGCTCCAGGTAGACGGAATCGTTGTCGAAGTACGCCTCGCCCTCGCGCTTGGCGCTCTCCAGCTGGTCGGCGGCCTCGTCGGCGCTCTCGACGACCTTCATCCCGCGGCCGCCGCCGCCGCCCTCGGCCTTGATGGCGACGGGGTAGCCGTGCTCCTCGCCGAAGTGCTCGACCTCGGCGGGGTCCTCGACGGGGTCGGTCGTCCCGGGGACGATGGGCACGTCGGCCGATGCCATCGCCGTCCGGGCCTTCGTCTTCTCGCCCATCTGCTCCATCGCGTCGCTTTCCGGGCCGACCCAGGTGATCTCGCTCTCCTCGACGCGGGCCGCGAACTCGGCGTTCTCCGCGAGGAAGCCGTAGCCCGGGTGGATGGCGTCGGCGTCGGCCTTCCGGGCGGCCTCCATGATCGCCGCCTGGTCCAGATACGACTCGCTCGCCTTCGCCGGGCCGACGTTGTACGCCTCGTCGGCGTAGCGGACGTGTCCGCCGTTCTTGTCGGCCTCGCTGTAGACGGCGACGGTGCCGATGTTCAGTTCCTCACAGGCTCGCATCACGCGGACTGCGATCTCCCCGCGGTTGGCCACCAGAACCTTCCTGAACATTCTTGAGAGTAGTGACACGGAGCGGGCACCTTATTGTTTCGCTACCGTATCGTGAACCCAGATAGACAGGAGGTTGACGAGCGTGGCGTCACCGCCCGGCCAGTTCGGTCATCACGGCCGACTCGGCCTTCCGGAGGTGGTTCGACGCGGTGCTCTCGGCACAGCCGAGTTCGGCTGCCACGTCGGCGAGCGACGCAGTCCGCGGCACGTCGTAGTAGCCAAGCGCCGCAGCGACCTCGACCGCCTCCGACTGCCGGGCGGTGAGCGCCCCGGCCAGCGTGGGCCGTCGCTCGTCGAACTCGCCGATCGCGTTCACCTGCACGTCGATGCCGTCGGGGAGGCCGTCCAGCATGGTCTGGATGTCCTCGCTCGCCCCGACGACAACCAGCCGCATCGCGGCCTCGCGGTCGTACACGATCGGCGGCACGACGACGAGGTCCAGCGCCGCGAACGCCGACCGCCACCGCCGGTCCTCGGCCCGCGTTTCCTGGCAGACGTAGACGTGAAAGGAGCCGTCGTCGACCGACGTGCAGTCGTACCACCGCACGGAGTCGACGCCGTCCATGGCCGCCTCGTAGCGGTCGCGGTCGCCCTCGACGTAGAACAGCGTGTACTCGATCTCCCGCTCCCGGAGCAGGTGCCACGCCCGAAGCTCCTCGCGCTCGACGGCGTCCCCCTCGCGGATGAACGTCTGCATCGGGTGGAGCATCCCGTCGGGCTGGCGAAGCCGGACGTCGACGTAGTTCACGCCCGCACGTCGGGAGCCGGGGGACTAAACGGTGCCGACCGCGCTTATAAATCGGCTAGCCACACCGACAGAACCGGCTTGGACCGCGGCGGCGTATCGATCACCAATGAGTTCCTCCAGCCAGACCGGCAGCGCGGACGCGGCGGGCGACGACGGCGACGCCAGGGGCGACGACGGGCGCGGTGGGTTCCCGCCCGGCCCGTCCGGGCTCCCGCTGCTCGGGAACACCCACCAGTTCGTCCGTGACCCCCACGGGTTCTACGAGACGCTGGCCGAGCACGGCGACGTGGTCGGCTACAGCGTCGCCGGACAGGACATGGTGACGGTGCTCCATCCCGACCACGTGGAGCGCGTGCTCGTCACCGACGCCGACAGGTACGGCAAGTGGCAGCTACAGGATTTCGGGACGGAGTTCGCGCCGAACGGGCTCCTGTTCACGGAGGGCGAGCAGTGGCGCGAGCAGCGAACCACCGCCCAGCCGGCGTTCCAGCTGGACCGCGTGCGGGCGTACGGCGACCGGATGACGGCGTTCGCCCGCGAGATGGTCGCGGAGTGGAGCGACGGCGACAGCGTCGTCGCCAACGAGCGGTTCTCCGACCTCACGCTCCGGATCCTCGCCGACTCGCTGTTCGACGTGGACGTCGACGCCGACGGCCGGGGCGAGGCGATCACCCGCGCCGCCGCCGAACTGAACCGTCGGGCCGACTCGTCGAGCGCGACTGCGTTCATCCCCGAATGGGTCCCGACGCCGTCGAACCGCCGATTCCGGCGCGCACAGGACGATTTCGCCGACGCCGTCGACGACCCGACCGCCCGGGAGCGTCGCGAACGCGCTGGCGAGGCTGACGAACAGCGCGCCCGGGCCGCTCCCGCCGACCGGCAGGTCGCCGGCGAACAGGAGCGGGAACACGACCAGCCCCGCGACGACGCCGACGAGCGTGTTCAGCACGGCGATCGTCGTGCCGTCGGCCGGGAGCGACCGGTCCTCGCCGATGTATGAGGCGTAGGTGATCATCGTCCCCGCGCCGACCGAGAGGGTAAACAGCGCCTGCCCGAGCGCCGCGCCGAGCACCGACGCGAAGTTCGCACGGAGGTAGGCCAGATCGAAGGCGAGGAAGTACTCGAACCCGCCGCCGGCACCGGGCAGCGTCGCCGCCCACGCGGCGAGGCCGACCAGCAGGGCGGCGATGGCGGGCATCATCACCTTCGTCGCCAGTTCGATGCCGCGTCGGACGCCCGCGAGGACGATGCCGGCGGTCATGAGCAGGAAGATGACCTGATACACGACGGCCGACGGCCCGAAGGAGACGGCGTCGAAGTACGCCCCCGGCGCGTCGAAGTACGTGCCGCCCGCGCTGGCGACGAGATAGCGGAGGATCCACCCGCCGACGACGCTGTAGAACGACAGCAGGAGGACGGTCGTGGCGACGGGCAGCAGGCCGACGATCCCCCACCGGTCGGAGTCGGACAGGGAGGCCAGCGCGCCGACCGGGTTGCGCCGCGACCGGCGACCGATGACGAACTCCGCGAGCAGGCCCGGGACGCCGACGGAAAGCACCAGCGCGAGGTACACCAGCAGGAACGCGCTCCCGCCGTTCTCCGCCGTCATCCAGGGGAACCGCCAGACGTTCCCCAGGCCGACGGCGCTCCCGACCGCCGCGAGGATGAAGCCCGTCCGCGTCGTCCACGATTCGCGTGTCACTGGGAACCACTCACCCGGGGCGACAAAAGAGCGTTGCGAATTCCGAGGTGTCGGGCGAAAAACTACACGAACGTCGGGGAACACAGCGGCGCGGCGGTGCCGACTGGGCGTTCGTGCGCCGATCGCCTCACCACTCGGCGACGCTACCGTCGTCGTGCCGCCAGACCGGGTTGTGCCAGTCCACGTCGCCGGCGCGCTCGCGGAGGACGGCCTCGTCGACCTCGACGCCGAGGCCGGGCCCGTCGGGCAGGTCGACGTAGCCGTCGTCGTAGTCGAACACGGAGGGGTCGGCGAGGTAGTCCAGTACGTCGCTGGTCTCGTTGTAGTGGATGTCGAGGCTCTGCTCCTGGATCAGCGCGTTCGGCGCGACGGCGTCGACCTGGATGCACGACGCCAGCGCGACCGGGCCGAGCGGGCAGTGCGGAGCCATCGCCACGTCGTACGCCTCAGCCATCGCTGCGATCTTCTTGACCTCGGTGATCCCGCCGGCGTGCGAGAGGTCCGGCTGGATCACGCCGACGGCGCCCCCCTCGAACACCTCCTTGAAGTCCCACCGCGAGTACATCCGTTCGCCGGTGGCGATGGGTGCCGAGGTGTGTGCCGCCAGCTTCGGGAGGAACTCGTTGTGTTCCGGCAGCACCGGCTCCTCGATGAAGAAGGGGTCGTACTCCTCCAGCGCGACCGCGAGGCGCTTTGCCATCGTCTTCGACGCGCGGCCGTGGAAGTCGACGGCCACGTCCACCTCGTCGCCGACGGCCTCGCGGACCTGTCGGAGGCGGTCGGCCGCGTCGT
This sequence is a window from Halostella salina. Protein-coding genes within it:
- a CDS encoding zinc ribbon domain-containing protein; the encoded protein is MPEEMEFCIECGESLPDTAAFCPSCGLNIDRARESNAGGGSARAAEPARGGTADAATGATAGGTADRTKEPNAGRAPAGGGTARSEAAYDDAGESLVEEGEQISTVALLFMGVAGGLFVLAAFIPTWYMKCVEMEQFGYGCASHAPADVPAEWRAWVAFWGGFVLLSLADEYANLGVFGSWRIKKSKVLLIAGIFGMAPTSALEPVNGELQLGAVVILAAGSLMLLYAVPAIVWQWLFDKRIGSR
- a CDS encoding acetyl-CoA carboxylase biotin carboxylase subunit, coding for MFRKVLVANRGEIAVRVMRACEELNIGTVAVYSEADKNGGHVRYADEAYNVGPAKASESYLDQAAIMEAARKADADAIHPGYGFLAENAEFAARVEESEITWVGPESDAMEQMGEKTKARTAMASADVPIVPGTTDPVEDPAEVEHFGEEHGYPVAIKAEGGGGGRGMKVVESADEAADQLESAKREGEAYFDNDSVYLERYLENPRHIEVQILADEHGNVRHLGERDCSLQRRHQKVIEEGPSPALSDELREKIGEAARRGVSEAGYTNAGTVEFLVEEEDRDPDDPLGPDANFYFLEVNTRIQVEHTVTEEITGIDIVKEQLRVAAGQELEFAQDDVTFDGHAIEFRINAENAANDFAPAQGGELTTYDPPGGIGVRLDDSLRQGDELVTDYDSMVAKLIVHGSDREECISRSLRALREYDIEGIVTIVPFHRLMLTDERFTNGTHTTKYLDEELDRDRLTEAQEQWGTEGTGSADDDDEDVVEREFTVEVNGKRFEVNLEERGAAPVAVESAGTGSATAERPDSAGSGGDGGDGGTEITGEGEQVTAEMQGTILDVNVAEGDEVASGDVICVLEAMKMENDVVAERGGTVTGVAIDEGDSVDMGDVLVVLD
- a CDS encoding helix-turn-helix domain-containing protein, which encodes MNYVDVRLRQPDGMLHPMQTFIREGDAVEREELRAWHLLREREIEYTLFYVEGDRDRYEAAMDGVDSVRWYDCTSVDDGSFHVYVCQETRAEDRRWRSAFAALDLVVVPPIVYDREAAMRLVVVGASEDIQTMLDGLPDGIDVQVNAIGEFDERRPTLAGALTARQSEAVEVAAALGYYDVPRTASLADVAAELGCAESTASNHLRKAESAVMTELAGR
- the dgoD gene encoding galactonate dehydratase, giving the protein MTGRIVDYDLYEVPPRWLFLRLETADGVVGWGEPVVEGRAHTVRAAVEELLEGYLVGEDPADIEDHWQTMYRGGFYRGGPVLMSAIAGIDQALWDIKGKRFGAPVYELLGGKARDRVRVYQWVGGDEPEDVAEQAKAKVDAGFTALKMNATPALRRNDTPAVVDDAADRLRQVREAVGDEVDVAVDFHGRASKTMAKRLAVALEEYDPFFIEEPVLPEHNEFLPKLAAHTSAPIATGERMYSRWDFKEVFEGGAVGVIQPDLSHAGGITEVKKIAAMAEAYDVAMAPHCPLGPVALASCIQVDAVAPNALIQEQSLDIHYNETSDVLDYLADPSVFDYDDGYVDLPDGPGLGVEVDEAVLRERAGDVDWHNPVWRHDDGSVAEW